The Spartinivicinus poritis DNA segment AAAGTCTAGAAAGTGTAATGGCTTGATACCTACTGACTATACAACATGGTGTGTATTAGAATAAGAGTTTTATTGTGAAAAAATGAAGAAAGTTATAACAGTGCTATCTTTGCTTTTTGTATTGATAGTCAGCGGAGCTATCTTTACTAAGTGGGCTGAGAAGGGGTTAGCAGAACCTTATCATGAAGAAGTAAGTCCAAATGGTAAGTTTAAAGCTGTAATTTATGATGTAGCAGAATATACAGCATTTGCAAAATTATATGACAATGAAACAGGAGAATTTATTGCAGAAAGTCCAATTATAGAAGCTCCCGAAGCGACTGGCATTCATTGGGAGCCTAATGGATATATTGTACGTTATGGCATGACTATGATGTTTGATATCGGAGAATATGACACTAAATATAGTAGTTTTAGTGAGTTACGTACATACAAATAGCTGCTACTACCTCTGCAAGGTGCTAAGGCTAAACGGCTCTTGCCGCCCATCCAAGCAAAGATGGGTTTAGGCATGGAGTCTCCTTCTACAAGGGAAAAACTACTTGCAAGGAAAACTGCAAGTAGAGGTAGATCAATGAATTAGAAAATTAATAAGATAAAAGTTTATTTTTTTCTACAGTAAATTTCCTATTTGCACTCTTCTGGAATAGTTTTACACTTCAACAATCTTTGCTGTTGAGCAAGCACATCCGCTTCAGCTTTTAAGGCCGCCGCTTTTTCGGCATCAGTTTCGGCCAATACTTCACTTATTGAATTTATAGTTGTCCCCAAATCTTTTGCTCCATTTGTTGTTCCGTATTTTAGTGTCTTAATTTTTCCAGATGGATGTAGATTCAGATTTAGAGTGTTGCTTCCAAATATAGGAGGTTTAGGCACTGGAATACTATATTCTGTACCCCACTGAGGAACTGAAATTTTGGCATAATATTCAGTCGATTCTCGGTTAACGGAAGAGGTTAAAATTACTTTTACTGGAATTACTAAAGGTTCAACTAGGATGATAGCCCTATCGCCTTTATTTGGCGCATTAACTGGCTTTGCGGGCGTTGGTACTGAAACATCTATCACATACGATAATGTACCAACGGCCGGAACAATTTTATCATAAAATGACTGAGGATATCCGGTTATCCTGAAGGGCGAGCTTTTAAACTTTCTTTCCTCTAAAAACTGGATATTAGACTTAAGAGTAATCGATAAAGGAAGTTGCTTACCATTATTTTGACCAGCTACTTGATTGATTTTCTCACAGGCACTCTGTACTTGATCAGCTGGTTGAATGTTTCCTAATACACCAAATGCATCCAAGAAAGAGATGGTTGTAGTCACAATATCGCTCACAGCGCTGGTAGAAGTACTGTTGAAAGATTCTAGTCTACCATCTTTTGAAAAGCTTATTTCTGCCGATCCAGTTGAGTAAAATGTATCAAGATCAGAAAAGTTTATACTTTTTGTCTGATTTAAATTTGCGAAGTACTTTTCTTCAAATCCAACAGTTGTCTCTACTACAGGATTAGATGTATCAATGCAGCTAACTGTTTGATTTACGGTAATATCAGCACTACTTTTAGGTAGGTAATATTGTACTTTTGCGTCGGGCATACTCGCGCAACCAATCAAATACAAAACTGACCCAAAGAATGCAAGTTTCATATTAGTGCAATTCACAATGAAGTATCCTTCTTCTATATTAAAGCTAACGCCTGCAACATCGGCAGAATAGAGCGTAGCGTAGTGTTGTCCGAGTGCTTGCAATTTTTAACACAAGACATAATCACCCACTTGAGATAAAGGCTCAATATCACATCGTTTTGCAATACGTTGTTTAAAGTTTATATCTGGAATTTGTGTCTTCACTGTAGACTTAGCTCTCATTTTTAGTAGAGGAAACAAATAGTCCTTCCCAGATACGATAGATAATTTTTCTTGTGGATCCCCTCCAAATTGAGAAAGCATTTCGTTTTTAATAAATAAGTATTGCTCTTCACCAACTTTGGAAACTGAATTTAATCGGAGAGCATTTATTCTCTCTGAGATTTTGACTCCTGACAAATCCCCTGTGTTTGCCTCTACAAAGTCTTTCACTGGATATGATACAGTCTGAACAGTGGGATCAATTTTAAACGAAATTGAGTACTCGATAAATATCTGAAATAACAGATCACAATTATTAACGACCCATCCATCATAATCAAACTGATCAGCTATCTTTTCACGCGTGATCACAGGCTCCTCTTCATCAAGAACATCAAGAATTGCTTCATGATCGCACAGTAGATTTTCGATACAATATAGTGGCAATCTAAACAGTCCTGGCTTGTTTTCCACTTCATCACCAGCCAAAATAAATAAGTCGCCATCAACGATATAAATTGATGGTCTCTCAGTGCTGCAATGACACTCATGTCGTTTGATGACGGACTTCCTATCACCAATTGGGAAAACCTCTTCTACTCTATAAACCCCTTCAAACACTCTAGTGAAAATAATTGAATATAATTTTGCATATCCCGTTGCGGTATCTTCTATATAAATATCGATGTCGTTAACATCTTCAAAGAAAACACTTTTGGCCGACTTCGCAACGTCACTTCTTTCTGGAATCATATTATCTACACTTCACTGCTTTATTCTTAAGAGACCCAACAATCTCGGGTGAATGTGTTGCCAATATGTACTGAGAATTAGGATTTATAGAAAAAATCGTTTCAGAAAACTTTTCCTGCCATCCAAGATGGAGAGAAAGCTCTGGCTCATCAATAATAAATACGTTCTTTTTTTTGGAGCGTCGATTAAAGAATGAGTGTGCGAATATGACCAACAATTGCCTTTCGCCTGATGATAGACCTTCTATAGTACACTTGCTTTTATCAGGCCTAGCGACAACTAGTTGCCCTACCATGTCAACCTCCAAGCTCTTGTTCGAATCTTTATAAAATGAATTAACAACGGATAAAAAATCATTTATAGGCTTAAAAAAGTTATCAACTTTTGACTTGTGCTCATCGATAATTTCGACAATCTTTGACATACGTTCTACTTGTGCTTTGTTTAAAAGCCACTCAACTGAAACACCTTCTTTTGTCTTTTGAACAGATTCAAAAAGGTCGGTTAGCTTTTGAAAGAAAGTATCGACTTCCTTGCTTACAGTGGAATCATTCAAACCAATATTTGACAGAGCCTCTCGAATTTCCTTTTTTCGCTCCAGTACTCCTGTTCGTTCCTTCCAATCTACTTTTTCTAGGCTAAAATCCACTGAATTAAAGCTGGTATACTGAAATGCAGATAACAAAATACTATCTCTTAGTTTTGATGAATATTTATCTTCAAGCTCCCTCATTCTTTTATATGAGTGTTGAACCAACATTTCAGTTTCCATTAGGCTAATACCAATCGATCCTTTAATTAGCCTCCTTGCCCGTAGAGACCTCTTATTCTTTTCTCTTAACCATAAGTCACGCTCGAAATAATAATCATCACTAACTGACAACGCATCATCTCTACGGCGATCTAACCCTAAAAAAATTGGTGAATCCACTTTAGAAATTTCTTTAACTATTGGATGATCTGCAAACTTCCTATTTATTTTTTCTGATATCTCATCAATTTTATCTAAGCTATGAGAATAGTAGTCCATCTCTTCATTGGAGAACGAAGGCAATATCAGTACATCATCAATAGTGCTGACTCTTACAGATATTCCATCTTCATTTGAGGATGCTAAGATTTGAATGATTCTATCTTTTTCCGATAGATCGAGAGATACACTTTCAAACGGAATTTGAAGCAAATCCTTAAAGTTCGGATTAACTAAAGCATTCATAAGCTTTAGGGCAGTGGTTTTACCAGAACCATTTCCGCCAACCAAAAAGCTAATATCTGTATTGAAAGCTATATTAAAGTCCAAGTACCCAAACACTTTCTTCGCAACTAATTTTTTGACAATCACTAAATTTATTCATCCTTAAGTGAGGGGTATAGTTATACCTAGATTAATATTTAACCATTCTCTGCAAATGGCTGGTTTTTAGCTTTCTGTTATACTTCACTT contains these protein-coding regions:
- a CDS encoding DUF4435 domain-containing protein; translated protein: MIPERSDVAKSAKSVFFEDVNDIDIYIEDTATGYAKLYSIIFTRVFEGVYRVEEVFPIGDRKSVIKRHECHCSTERPSIYIVDGDLFILAGDEVENKPGLFRLPLYCIENLLCDHEAILDVLDEEEPVITREKIADQFDYDGWVVNNCDLLFQIFIEYSISFKIDPTVQTVSYPVKDFVEANTGDLSGVKISERINALRLNSVSKVGEEQYLFIKNEMLSQFGGDPQEKLSIVSGKDYLFPLLKMRAKSTVKTQIPDINFKQRIAKRCDIEPLSQVGDYVLC
- a CDS encoding AAA family ATPase, which encodes MIVKKLVAKKVFGYLDFNIAFNTDISFLVGGNGSGKTTALKLMNALVNPNFKDLLQIPFESVSLDLSEKDRIIQILASSNEDGISVRVSTIDDVLILPSFSNEEMDYYSHSLDKIDEISEKINRKFADHPIVKEISKVDSPIFLGLDRRRDDALSVSDDYYFERDLWLREKNKRSLRARRLIKGSIGISLMETEMLVQHSYKRMRELEDKYSSKLRDSILLSAFQYTSFNSVDFSLEKVDWKERTGVLERKKEIREALSNIGLNDSTVSKEVDTFFQKLTDLFESVQKTKEGVSVEWLLNKAQVERMSKIVEIIDEHKSKVDNFFKPINDFLSVVNSFYKDSNKSLEVDMVGQLVVARPDKSKCTIEGLSSGERQLLVIFAHSFFNRRSKKKNVFIIDEPELSLHLGWQEKFSETIFSINPNSQYILATHSPEIVGSLKNKAVKCR